Proteins encoded within one genomic window of candidate division WOR-3 bacterium:
- a CDS encoding glycosyltransferase family 2 protein: MLNFLIIIPVFNEEIVIRDLINTLKDYGLLQFSLFVDDGSTDKTKEILESEGARYISIGKNMGKGFAQRIGFLEALKSGADVIITMDGDLQHPPSLVFEFLRKLEQGFDIVIGTRWRELKEMPRDRYLSNRLTTLAISLLCKRRIEDSQSGYRAYKRGVIEEIDFKSNKFEAESEILIKALLKGKKVGYVSIPARYHDKLRSKINRFVDTLRFLKMYFGLVWKKS, from the coding sequence ATGCTTAATTTTTTGATAATTATTCCCGTTTTCAACGAGGAAATCGTAATTAGGGATTTGATCAATACGTTGAAAGATTATGGACTTTTACAATTTTCTCTCTTTGTAGATGACGGTTCAACGGATAAAACCAAGGAAATTCTTGAATCCGAAGGCGCGCGATATATAAGCATCGGAAAGAATATGGGTAAGGGTTTCGCACAGAGAATAGGGTTCTTGGAAGCTTTAAAGAGTGGGGCAGATGTGATAATTACGATGGACGGCGATTTGCAACATCCACCGTCTTTAGTTTTTGAGTTTTTGAGAAAGTTAGAGCAAGGCTTTGACATTGTTATTGGAACAAGGTGGAGAGAGCTTAAAGAAATGCCAAGAGATCGCTATCTTTCCAACAGGCTTACTACCCTGGCTATTTCCTTGCTTTGTAAAAGGAGAATTGAAGATTCACAAAGTGGCTATAGAGCCTATAAAAGGGGAGTTATTGAGGAGATAGATTTCAAGTCTAATAAATTTGAGGCGGAATCAGAAATTCTTATTAAAGCCCTTTTGAAGGGCAAGAAAGTTGGTTATGTAAGTATACCTGCAAGGTACCACGACAAGCTGAGAAGCAAGATCAATAGGTTTGTGGATACTTTGAGATTTTTAAAAATGTATTTTGGACTCGTATGGAAAAAAAGCTAA
- a CDS encoding N-acetyltransferase — MGVIIKEIDPKDKKALKQFVLLEWEIYKGDPNWVPPLIDEDIKRLSPKLNPVFKHQEAKYFMAFKDGKPVGRIDAHYDWKYNEIHDENAGFFGFFECINDKEVAHKLFDAAIEWLKSKGMETVYGPMNFNTNDDECGLLIQGFDRPPVVGMSYNPPYYIELIESYGFQKAKNLVAYIINIDDEFINFVGKLESRLKPLSQKAQEYGFTIRNVNLKKLDEEVKIIFDIYNDAWEQNWGSLAFEEEEIKHLANSLKQIVIPELTKIVEYNGVPAAFGLIIPDINQVLKKLNGRLFPFGFIKFLTGLKKVDGLRLLALGIKKGYRRKGADSLLYYHLMKDALAMNRFKYCEVSWLLEDNYLIIRATEFMRGKLYKTYRVYRKFI; from the coding sequence ATGGGGGTAATAATTAAGGAGATAGACCCAAAGGACAAAAAAGCACTTAAACAATTTGTACTTCTGGAGTGGGAAATCTATAAAGGAGACCCTAATTGGGTTCCACCTTTGATAGATGAAGATATTAAAAGACTCAGTCCCAAACTCAACCCCGTTTTTAAACACCAGGAAGCGAAATACTTTATGGCCTTCAAAGATGGAAAGCCAGTAGGGCGTATAGACGCCCATTATGATTGGAAATACAACGAAATCCATGACGAAAATGCGGGGTTCTTCGGCTTCTTCGAATGTATCAACGATAAAGAGGTCGCTCACAAATTATTTGATGCAGCAATTGAATGGCTGAAATCAAAAGGCATGGAGACGGTTTATGGTCCAATGAATTTCAATACCAACGATGATGAATGTGGGCTATTAATTCAAGGGTTTGACCGCCCCCCAGTGGTGGGAATGTCTTACAATCCTCCCTATTATATTGAGCTTATTGAAAGCTACGGTTTCCAGAAGGCGAAGAACCTTGTTGCCTATATAATAAATATAGACGACGAATTCATAAATTTCGTAGGCAAGCTTGAATCAAGGTTAAAACCGCTTTCACAGAAAGCCCAAGAGTATGGGTTTACTATTAGAAACGTAAACCTGAAAAAGCTGGATGAAGAAGTTAAGATCATCTTCGACATCTATAACGACGCCTGGGAGCAAAACTGGGGATCCTTAGCCTTCGAAGAAGAAGAAATAAAACACTTAGCCAATAGCTTAAAACAAATTGTGATACCTGAACTGACGAAAATCGTTGAGTACAACGGTGTGCCAGCTGCCTTTGGACTTATAATTCCAGACATCAATCAGGTCCTTAAAAAACTCAATGGAAGGCTTTTTCCCTTCGGATTTATCAAATTCTTAACAGGTTTGAAAAAGGTCGACGGTCTTAGACTTCTTGCACTGGGGATAAAGAAAGGTTACAGGAGAAAGGGTGCAGATTCACTCCTCTACTACCATCTAATGAAGGATGCTCTGGCTATGAACAGATTCAAGTACTGTGAAGTCTCCTGGCTACTGGAGGACAACTACCTCATTATTAGAGCAACGGAATTTATGAGAGGCAAATTGTACAAAACTTACAGAGTTTACAGGAAGTTTATTTAA
- the surE gene encoding 5'/3'-nucleotidase SurE, translating into MEKKLILLSNDDGFDSEGIKVLREYLLELGKVVVFAPSCEKSASSHSITLRREISVKEVEKDIYAVEGTPVDSILIGIYGVLQKKPDLVVSGINLGQNLGEDVFYSGTVAAAREGAMYGVPALAVSLYLQREDKVKHYETAAHFAQKIARFLLTHRLNGELLNVNVPNLPLSEIRGVKFTRLSTRIYKDPVMKLRENIYIIGGEPLWQLSKGTDLEAVINGYVSISPLLIDITDYERLGILRKFEKEIGGGTPER; encoded by the coding sequence ATGGAAAAAAAGCTAATTTTGCTTTCCAATGACGATGGTTTCGATAGTGAGGGCATAAAGGTCCTCCGAGAATATTTGCTTGAATTGGGAAAGGTTGTTGTATTTGCTCCTTCCTGTGAAAAAAGTGCATCCAGTCATTCTATTACCTTGAGGAGGGAAATTTCCGTTAAAGAAGTTGAAAAGGATATCTACGCAGTGGAAGGGACTCCTGTGGATTCGATTCTTATCGGGATATATGGTGTTTTACAGAAGAAACCGGATCTGGTTGTATCTGGGATTAATCTGGGTCAAAATCTTGGTGAGGACGTTTTTTATTCTGGGACAGTCGCTGCTGCTCGGGAAGGTGCAATGTATGGCGTTCCGGCATTGGCTGTGTCTCTCTACCTTCAGCGTGAGGATAAAGTTAAACACTACGAAACTGCCGCTCACTTTGCACAGAAGATTGCCAGATTCTTGCTTACTCACCGTCTAAATGGAGAGCTTCTTAATGTAAACGTCCCAAATTTACCACTAAGTGAGATAAGAGGAGTGAAGTTTACGAGGCTCTCCACAAGAATTTACAAAGATCCTGTGATGAAACTAAGGGAAAATATTTACATTATAGGAGGCGAACCCCTTTGGCAGCTCTCTAAGGGTACGGATTTAGAGGCGGTAATAAATGGGTACGTTTCTATCTCTCCCCTTTTAATTGACATTACGGACTATGAAAGGCTCGGAATATTACGAAAATTTGAGAAAGAAATTGGTGGAGGAACACCTGAAAGGTAG
- a CDS encoding HAD family hydrolase, giving the protein MKKVLIFDFGGTIVTDESDDKLHLAFYKEFINMFNIPSTPEEMFQFLKAEIKEVLKTGHERWENLSNAYTRAVEKFLKSKNINITPKHLETFRELYLKYHEEFTEPFPDAVETLLKLKSLGFRLAIISNIDNEIIEPILRKLGIIDIFEAIVTSEELGFGKPNVKIFEETLKRLGISPKDAIFVGDSYANDVQGAKNVGMDAIHFGVECKNWKELYQELLNRGIKNGGNN; this is encoded by the coding sequence ATGAAAAAAGTCCTGATCTTTGATTTTGGTGGAACCATAGTGACCGATGAATCTGATGATAAGCTTCACCTCGCATTCTATAAGGAATTCATCAACATGTTTAACATACCGTCAACTCCTGAAGAAATGTTTCAATTTTTAAAGGCCGAAATAAAAGAGGTTCTTAAAACTGGACATGAAAGGTGGGAAAATCTCTCTAACGCTTATACAAGAGCAGTGGAAAAATTTCTTAAATCAAAAAACATTAACATAACGCCTAAACACCTTGAAACCTTTAGGGAACTCTACTTAAAATACCATGAAGAATTTACTGAACCTTTTCCCGACGCAGTAGAAACCCTTTTAAAACTGAAATCACTCGGTTTTAGGTTAGCCATAATCTCAAACATCGACAATGAAATTATCGAACCAATCTTGAGAAAACTCGGCATAATTGATATTTTTGAAGCGATTGTGACCTCTGAAGAACTGGGCTTTGGAAAACCAAATGTTAAAATCTTTGAAGAAACTTTAAAAAGACTGGGGATAAGCCCAAAGGATGCAATTTTTGTAGGAGATTCCTATGCTAACGATGTGCAAGGGGCGAAGAATGTGGGAATGGATGCAATCCACTTTGGTGTTGAATGCAAAAACTGGAAGGAACTTTACCAGGAACTTTTAAACAGGGGGATAAAAAATGGGGGTAATAATTAA
- a CDS encoding aminopeptidase: MNSRYVEKMAKVLLDYSLEVKKDEILIINSSYLSEPLLLELYKEALLRGAHPVLKVSLPDSSYYFYRYAQEHQLRFIPPWSKVEMETANCILNIIATKNSKALANIDPEKMRISNLASKELVEIFEERYNRGELRWSVTLYPTAAQAQDAEMSLQEFEDFVVKACHLDEEDPVEYWKGVDERQKKIVNFLENKREFRIIGEDTDIVIRTDGRNWINASGKENFPDGEVFTSPVENGVNGKIRFNLPQYYMGKEVEGVYLEFRDGVVIVANAEKGDSFLKKVLETDEGAKRLGEFAFGLNYGIQSISKNVLFDEKIGGTVHLALGRAFPQAGGINKSVVHWDMIYDLRKKGEIYADGELIYKNGEFVVEL; the protein is encoded by the coding sequence ATGAACAGCCGTTACGTTGAAAAAATGGCAAAAGTTCTACTCGATTACTCTTTAGAAGTTAAAAAGGATGAAATTCTCATCATTAATTCATCTTACCTTTCCGAACCCCTCCTTTTGGAGCTTTACAAAGAGGCGCTTCTCAGGGGCGCTCATCCCGTATTAAAGGTTAGTTTGCCCGATTCATCTTACTACTTTTACAGGTATGCTCAGGAACATCAGTTGCGTTTCATACCACCCTGGTCAAAAGTGGAAATGGAAACGGCCAATTGTATTTTGAATATCATAGCTACCAAAAATTCGAAAGCCTTGGCGAATATTGATCCCGAAAAGATGCGTATTTCAAACCTCGCGAGCAAAGAATTGGTTGAGATCTTTGAAGAGCGTTATAATAGAGGTGAGCTCCGCTGGAGTGTTACCCTTTATCCAACAGCAGCGCAGGCCCAAGATGCAGAGATGTCTCTTCAGGAATTTGAAGATTTTGTGGTTAAGGCATGCCACTTAGATGAAGAGGATCCTGTTGAATACTGGAAAGGGGTTGATGAGAGGCAAAAGAAAATTGTGAATTTTCTCGAGAACAAGAGGGAATTTAGAATTATTGGCGAGGATACTGATATTGTGATTAGAACTGATGGAAGAAATTGGATTAATGCGTCCGGAAAAGAGAATTTCCCCGATGGAGAGGTTTTTACCTCCCCTGTGGAGAATGGGGTTAATGGAAAGATCAGGTTCAATTTACCCCAATATTATATGGGTAAAGAGGTAGAAGGAGTTTACTTAGAATTTAGGGACGGAGTCGTAATTGTGGCCAATGCGGAGAAGGGCGATTCCTTTTTGAAGAAAGTCCTGGAGACCGACGAGGGGGCCAAGAGGTTGGGAGAGTTTGCCTTTGGATTAAATTATGGAATACAAAGTATTTCCAAGAATGTGCTCTTCGACGAGAAGATCGGTGGTACTGTTCATCTTGCACTTGGGAGGGCCTTCCCCCAGGCTGGTGGAATAAATAAGTCAGTAGTACACTGGGATATGATTTACGACCTCAGAAAAAAGGGTGAGATTTATGCAGATGGTGAGTTGATTTATAAAAACGGTGAATTTGTGGTTGAGTTATGA
- a CDS encoding diacylglycerol kinase family protein, with the protein MERAVIIVNPESRNSRKFKEKRSEVLEKLLQKYDVYIWETVKAGDGTRLAERAMEFGASLIISAGGDGTLNEVANACAGKDVKVGILPLGITNVFALSQKIPRNVEKAAEVILNGKIKEVDLGKVVGGRYFHMMLGAGIDGFTIKEMPHEFKKALGAPAHVVIALVKYPDYMPVPIYVEIDGQDFGIGYQVVLANIPNYGGRMKMAPEALPDDGLLDVVIFREAGFINDISHWMGFLLGIHHKMGSIDIHRGRNIRLSGKGVYYHIDSEFGGELPIEVTCVPRALKVIVP; encoded by the coding sequence ATGGAAAGAGCAGTAATTATTGTTAACCCGGAGTCGAGGAATTCAAGGAAGTTTAAGGAAAAGCGCAGTGAAGTTTTAGAAAAACTGTTACAAAAATACGATGTTTATATATGGGAAACCGTAAAAGCTGGAGATGGCACGCGCCTTGCGGAGAGAGCGATGGAATTTGGGGCTTCGCTAATTATTAGTGCTGGTGGTGACGGAACGTTGAATGAAGTGGCAAACGCTTGTGCAGGAAAGGATGTAAAGGTCGGAATTTTGCCCTTAGGAATTACCAATGTTTTTGCTTTATCACAGAAGATACCAAGAAATGTTGAGAAGGCAGCGGAAGTGATTCTAAATGGAAAGATTAAAGAGGTGGATCTTGGTAAGGTCGTAGGGGGAAGATATTTTCATATGATGTTGGGCGCAGGAATTGATGGCTTTACTATAAAGGAGATGCCCCACGAGTTTAAAAAGGCTCTTGGTGCTCCTGCTCATGTCGTTATTGCCCTTGTGAAGTATCCTGATTATATGCCAGTTCCAATCTATGTTGAGATCGATGGACAGGATTTCGGAATCGGCTATCAAGTGGTGCTGGCAAATATTCCAAATTATGGCGGAAGGATGAAAATGGCCCCTGAGGCGCTTCCTGACGATGGTCTTTTAGATGTAGTGATATTCAGAGAAGCTGGCTTTATAAACGATATAAGCCATTGGATGGGGTTTCTTTTGGGTATCCATCATAAGATGGGAAGTATTGATATCCATCGCGGTCGAAATATAAGACTTTCCGGTAAAGGCGTTTATTACCATATAGATTCTGAGTTTGGAGGAGAGCTTCCTATCGAGGTGACCTGTGTTCCGAGAGCCCTTAAGGTAATAGTACCTTAG
- a CDS encoding protein-L-isoaspartate(D-aspartate) O-methyltransferase, with amino-acid sequence MRKKLVEEHLKGRDIWHPDVLNAFLKVPRHLFVPENLLSEAYEDYPLPIGFGQTISQPYMIAYMVQALEPSKDLKVLEIGTGSGYTTAILAELFKEVYTVEIIPELSERAQRILKDLSYDNIFFKIGDGTEGWEEMAPFDRILVTAAAPDVPEPLKEQLKEEGILVIPISKGFSDVLYKFVKKDGKLKGEELTYCSFVPLRGKYGFGGSKW; translated from the coding sequence TTGAGAAAGAAATTGGTGGAGGAACACCTGAAAGGTAGGGATATCTGGCATCCAGATGTCCTCAACGCCTTTCTTAAAGTTCCTCGGCATCTTTTTGTACCTGAAAACCTGCTGAGTGAAGCTTACGAAGACTATCCTTTACCTATAGGTTTTGGTCAAACTATTTCTCAGCCTTATATGATTGCTTATATGGTTCAGGCTCTTGAGCCATCGAAGGATTTAAAAGTTCTTGAAATAGGCACCGGTTCAGGATATACAACAGCCATCTTAGCCGAGCTTTTTAAAGAGGTTTACACCGTTGAAATCATTCCGGAGCTTTCGGAAAGGGCCCAGAGAATTTTAAAGGATTTATCTTATGACAATATTTTCTTTAAAATTGGCGATGGTACTGAGGGATGGGAAGAAATGGCTCCTTTTGATCGGATTTTGGTGACTGCTGCTGCTCCGGATGTGCCAGAACCCTTAAAAGAACAGCTTAAGGAAGAAGGCATTTTGGTAATACCCATCAGTAAAGGGTTTTCGGATGTATTGTATAAATTTGTTAAAAAAGATGGAAAGCTAAAAGGGGAGGAGCTTACTTACTGTAGTTTCGTTCCCCTGAGAGGTAAATACGGTTTTGGGGGAAGTAAATGGTGA
- a CDS encoding M28 family peptidase gives MSALLVALMLSIPRYLVVDAKRIGLEYLEKQGAKVIQQVDSITYLVEGELEKMDYSPYEIILYRPIEKEVKGHYKSGKYYIPDLPEVWNYFSLINADSIFGLLNRLEAFKTRYAYTDSCRRAEEYLAGKIQNYVNLGYMWPFNYNGTWMNNVVGLRNGAVSDFILITSHLDSYSNDPWNNAPGADDNGSGTAVVLECARVLSNVSSPFLTLQFVPFSAEELGLIGSYYYAGYVSSNNLPLHGILNFDMVGFNPQDGYDFDVNLDTLSLFGQVVRYVIDHYVQGNNRYSYSPFSGSDHYPFAVRGYPWVFLIEANYQLNPNYHRTTDLVSTLDTLQMINATKVAVATALYYSLLPLPPESLFVGNYGDGHSVVLKWPRVNAEGVSYTVYRGTSPTDLSFVTETSDTFIVLEGHQVGVTYYYTVRSKYNGREGFGTPINGITVDSIPQAPVLVKAQPERGAITLFWKGNTEGDLSGYNVYRSSGGNFLKLNENPVVDTFFQDNSATSPLWYSYYITAVDIDGNESDSSNILSARPVTLSEGILVIDDFRDGSGSPIAPNGQMQRSFVDSILDYVGVDTFDIIDAAQVSAISLSDLGIYSLVWVMSDDASEYLGSKYRSALAEYISFGGKVLVEGYKNSQNLGIVSSYPQAVKPSNLFGLPLDSVKLNGAIDFQRAYNSGLGLELRPEPSKLLPSWNGRMQNIEVYVSNSVEPLLYFDSYRDSVGFEGGICAFKLGDSLVYLGFPLYYMRTQDVVNLFAYLSNTGFIGVKENFVERAPRTFYSAGYLVFDKNFGEALGYIYNASGRRVVSGKFVGNKFYAGELKRGIYFYEVKSDGVVYRGKFIVLR, from the coding sequence ATGAGCGCTCTATTAGTCGCATTAATGCTGTCTATTCCCCGGTATCTGGTTGTTGATGCTAAGAGAATAGGTCTTGAATATCTGGAAAAACAGGGGGCAAAGGTAATCCAGCAGGTAGACAGTATAACTTACCTTGTGGAAGGCGAATTGGAAAAAATGGACTACTCTCCTTATGAAATTATCCTCTATAGGCCTATTGAAAAGGAAGTGAAGGGGCACTATAAAAGTGGAAAGTACTACATACCAGATTTGCCAGAGGTGTGGAATTATTTTAGCCTAATCAATGCAGACTCAATCTTTGGACTCCTAAATAGACTCGAAGCCTTCAAAACCCGTTATGCCTACACTGATTCCTGTAGAAGGGCAGAAGAGTATCTGGCTGGCAAGATACAAAATTATGTGAATCTTGGCTATATGTGGCCCTTTAACTATAATGGCACATGGATGAACAATGTTGTTGGTTTGAGAAATGGAGCGGTAAGTGATTTTATATTGATAACTTCTCATCTTGATTCTTATTCCAACGATCCGTGGAATAACGCACCAGGCGCCGATGACAATGGTTCAGGCACCGCTGTAGTTTTAGAATGTGCAAGAGTTTTAAGCAATGTTTCCTCCCCCTTTTTAACCCTTCAGTTTGTTCCTTTCTCTGCTGAAGAATTGGGACTTATTGGAAGCTATTATTATGCGGGGTATGTATCAAGTAATAATTTGCCTTTGCATGGTATTTTAAATTTTGATATGGTCGGTTTTAACCCTCAGGATGGTTATGATTTTGATGTAAATCTTGACACACTTAGTTTGTTTGGTCAGGTTGTTAGGTATGTGATTGACCATTATGTTCAGGGAAATAACCGTTATTCCTATTCCCCTTTTAGTGGGTCTGATCACTATCCCTTCGCAGTAAGAGGATATCCATGGGTTTTCTTGATTGAAGCAAATTATCAGTTGAATCCTAATTACCATCGAACAACGGATCTGGTTTCTACCCTTGACACCTTGCAAATGATAAACGCCACAAAGGTAGCGGTTGCCACCGCTCTATATTATTCCCTTCTGCCACTACCACCTGAGAGCCTCTTCGTGGGAAATTATGGTGACGGACATAGCGTTGTTCTAAAGTGGCCTCGTGTAAACGCTGAGGGTGTGAGTTATACCGTATACAGAGGAACTTCACCTACAGATCTTTCTTTTGTGACTGAGACCTCTGATACCTTCATTGTCCTTGAAGGGCATCAGGTAGGTGTTACTTATTACTATACTGTTCGATCTAAATACAACGGCAGAGAAGGGTTTGGTACCCCCATCAATGGGATCACCGTTGATTCAATACCACAAGCTCCTGTCTTAGTAAAGGCTCAGCCAGAAAGGGGCGCAATTACTTTGTTCTGGAAGGGGAACACAGAAGGGGACCTTTCCGGTTATAATGTTTACAGAAGTTCAGGTGGTAACTTTTTAAAACTTAATGAAAATCCCGTCGTTGATACTTTTTTCCAGGATAATTCTGCTACCTCTCCCCTTTGGTATAGTTATTACATTACTGCTGTTGATATAGATGGAAATGAAAGTGATTCGAGCAACATTTTGTCTGCCCGTCCTGTGACACTCAGTGAAGGGATTCTTGTTATTGATGATTTTCGTGATGGTAGCGGTAGCCCTATAGCCCCAAATGGCCAAATGCAGAGAAGTTTTGTGGACTCGATATTGGATTATGTGGGAGTTGATACTTTTGATATAATAGATGCAGCACAGGTAAGTGCAATTTCTTTATCAGACTTGGGGATTTATTCCTTAGTGTGGGTTATGAGTGATGATGCAAGCGAATACTTAGGAAGTAAGTATAGGAGCGCATTGGCTGAGTATATCTCTTTTGGTGGAAAAGTCTTGGTAGAGGGCTATAAAAATTCTCAGAATCTCGGAATTGTTTCCTCTTATCCTCAGGCTGTGAAACCCTCTAATTTATTCGGGTTACCATTGGACTCTGTTAAGCTAAATGGTGCTATTGACTTTCAGAGAGCTTATAACAGCGGGCTCGGGCTTGAGCTACGACCTGAACCTTCAAAGCTTTTACCTTCCTGGAATGGGAGAATGCAGAACATAGAAGTTTACGTTTCTAACTCTGTGGAGCCTCTTTTGTATTTTGATTCTTATAGAGACAGTGTAGGTTTTGAAGGCGGAATCTGTGCTTTCAAACTGGGAGATTCCCTTGTATATCTTGGATTTCCTCTTTATTACATGAGAACTCAGGATGTGGTGAATCTTTTTGCCTATCTTTCGAATACGGGATTTATTGGTGTAAAGGAAAACTTTGTGGAGAGGGCACCCCGTACATTTTATTCAGCTGGATATTTAGTTTTTGATAAAAATTTCGGTGAAGCCCTTGGTTATATTTACAATGCTTCTGGCAGGCGGGTTGTCAGTGGAAAATTCGTAGGCAATAAGTTTTATGCAGGTGAATTAAAGAGGGGTATTTATTTTTATGAAGTCAAGAGCGATGGCGTTGTTTATAGAGGCAAATTCATAGTACTGAGGTGA
- the buk gene encoding butyrate kinase has product MGLKIFVINPGGGSTKVALFEDEKLLKSKEIRHPVEELKKFPDTISQREFRYQEILKFLDEEGISLKEIDAIASRGGPFKSLESGVYYVDENVVNDVLNGRVQADHPSNLGVLIAYELAKVSGCPAYFVDPVSVDEFDDVARLSGLKELPRKSLFHALNTKYVSRKLAEEIGRPYESLNLIVAHLGTGISISATRQGRVIDVNNANDGGPFSPQRTGTLPTTGLIELCYSGKYSKREMLNKAVRFGGLVDYLGTDNLEEVISRIEKGDSYADLVYRAMVYQIAKEIGSMACALKGKVDYIILTGGMSKSCKLQRDLLEYISWIAPVKVYPGENEMEALAYGVMKVLKGEIIPKRY; this is encoded by the coding sequence ATGGGGTTAAAGATTTTTGTAATTAATCCTGGCGGCGGTTCAACGAAAGTTGCTCTTTTTGAAGATGAAAAACTGTTAAAATCTAAAGAGATCAGGCATCCTGTAGAGGAGTTGAAAAAATTTCCTGATACTATATCCCAGAGGGAATTCAGGTACCAGGAGATTTTAAAATTCCTTGATGAAGAGGGTATTTCTTTAAAAGAAATTGATGCTATTGCCTCGAGAGGCGGTCCTTTCAAAAGCCTCGAGTCTGGAGTATATTACGTGGATGAAAATGTAGTGAATGATGTCTTAAACGGTAGAGTACAGGCGGACCATCCCTCTAACCTTGGAGTGCTAATTGCTTATGAATTGGCAAAGGTTTCTGGGTGTCCAGCTTATTTTGTAGACCCTGTTTCCGTTGACGAATTCGATGATGTGGCGAGGTTGTCTGGTCTTAAAGAACTGCCTCGCAAAAGTTTGTTTCATGCTTTAAATACTAAATATGTTTCGAGAAAGCTTGCGGAAGAAATAGGAAGACCTTACGAATCTTTGAATTTGATTGTTGCCCACCTTGGTACCGGAATATCAATTTCTGCTACAAGACAGGGCAGAGTAATAGATGTTAATAATGCAAACGATGGTGGCCCCTTTAGCCCTCAGAGAACGGGAACGTTGCCAACTACCGGCCTCATTGAACTTTGCTATTCGGGAAAATATAGCAAAAGGGAAATGCTGAACAAAGCAGTAAGGTTTGGTGGACTTGTAGATTATCTTGGGACCGATAATCTTGAAGAGGTGATTTCTCGTATTGAAAAGGGTGATAGCTACGCAGACCTTGTTTACCGAGCAATGGTTTATCAGATCGCCAAGGAAATAGGTTCAATGGCCTGTGCCCTTAAGGGAAAGGTCGATTACATAATCTTAACTGGTGGAATGTCCAAATCTTGTAAGTTACAGAGAGACCTTCTCGAATATATCTCCTGGATTGCACCTGTAAAGGTTTATCCGGGTGAGAACGAAATGGAGGCATTGGCTTATGGGGTCATGAAAGTGCTTAAAGGTGAGATAATCCCTAAAAGGTATTAA